The Pseudanabaena yagii GIHE-NHR1 genome segment CAAGTTGGCTGCCGATAAGAAGGTGATTAGCGCCACCTACAAGGAACTCACCAAAAAACTAATGCGATCGCAGGTAATTGAGCAGAGCGTGCGGATTGACGGACGCAAGCTCGATGAAGTCCGCCCCATTTGGACAGAGGTCAGCGTATTGCCTCGCGTGCATGGTAGTGGTCTATTTAACCGTGGTCTCACCCAAGTTCTATCGATCGCAACCCTTGGAACCCCCGGTGATGCACAGGAACTTGACGATCTGCATCCCGATGCTAAGAAGCGCTATATGCACCATTACAACTTCCCCCCCTACTCTGTGGGTGAAGCCAGACCTATGCGATCGCCCGGTCGTCGTGAAATTGGTCACGGAGCCTTAGCCGAACGCGCTCTCGAACCTGTATTACCACCTAAAGATAAATTCCCCTATATCCTCCGTGTTGTATCCGAGGTCTTGTCATCCAATGGTTCCACATCGATGGGTTCTGTCTGTGGTTCGACGCTTGCCTTGATGGATGCAGGTGTGCCGATCTCTAAACCCGTTAGCGGTGTAGCGATGGGCTTGATCAAAGAAGGCGATGAAGTTCGTATCTTGACTGACATCCAAGGTATCGAAGATTTCCTTGGTGACATGGATTTCAAGGTTGCAGGTACTGATACAGGTATCACAGCACTGCAAATGGATATGAAGATTACTAGCATCTCCATGAATACAGTGCGTGAAGCGATCACCCAAGCCAAAACTGGTCGCGCTCACATCATGCAAAAGATGCTGGAAATTCTTCCTGAGCCAAGACCACAGCTATCACCCTATGCGCCACGCTTGCTAACAATTCGCATCGATCCAGAGCAAATCGGTATGATCATTGGTCCTGGTGGTAAAAACATCAAGGGCATCACTGAGGAGACTGGAGCCAAGATCGATATCGAAGATGACGGTACGGTGATGATTTCCTCGATGAGTGGCGAAGGTGCGCTCAAGGCGAAACGCATCATCGAAAATATGACCCGTCGTGTTGGTTCAGGTGATGTTTATTTGGGTAAGGTCACAAGGATTATTCCCATTGGCGCGTTTGTCGAGTTTCTCCCTGGTAAGGAAGGAATGGTACATATTTCCCAATTGGCGGAAGGTCGTGTGGGCAAAGTCGAAGATGAAGTTGCCGTTGGTGATGAAGTCTTGATTAAAATTCGCGAAGTAGATAGTCGCGGACGCTTCAATCTCACTCGTTTGGGTATTCACCCCGATGAGGCAGCAGCAGCAAGAGCAGCAGCAGCAGCTAATACATAAAAAAAGAGAAGGGACGCTAAGCGTCCCTTCTCTTTTTGGAAATTAAATGCTAGGACGAGCGATCGCAAAATACAAGTAGTGGCTCTTCGCGCTGCTACTTGTATTTTGGCTACAGATAATTACACCTAGCGACTTATAGCTATAGTCACCTGTATCAGGAAATAGTGTTAAGGTGGCGCAAGCGCTGCCTTAACACTATTTGGGTTTCAAGAATCGCGACAGCTATATGCTAAAAAAGAAAAGGCGTTTAGGGGGTGTATCCAAGTAATGATTGTTAAAGAATTAGATCGTCTAGAACCAAGTGATAAATTTGAGCAAGCAGGATATTACGCTGAATCCCAGCTTGCGTTTTATCTCAAACGTGAATTTAAAGATGATCCACAGTTTCTAATTTTTAATAATCTACGGTTAGTAAAAGCTAATGATGTTTGCCAGATCGATCATTTAGTATTACATCGATATGGAATGGTAATTATCGAGAGTAAAAGCGTTACTACTCGTGTTGAGGTTAATGAGCATGGTGAGTGGAAGCGTTGGTTTAATAATGCTTGGCAAGGAATGCCATCACCAATTTTGCAGGCACAACGACAGGGGAAATTTCTTAAAGATTATTTGGAGAATCATGTTGAGACTCTTCTAAATAAGAACCTTTTGGGCAATCAAACCCATTTCACGAAAATGCCAATTGATGTTTTGGTAGCAATTTCTGATTCTGGAATTATCAACCGTCCTCAGAATGAAAAGCTCGATCTTGTCTGTAAGGCGGATCAAGTTCCTGACAAGGTTAAAGCGATCGCAACGGAATATCGGAAAAAAGATAGTCTCTTCAACCTTAGCTTAGAGATTCCCTATGAGTTTGCTAAAGATGAAATCCCAAGAATTAGTCAATTTTTGCTGACTAGCCACAAACCAGCCGCAACTCATAAAAAAACTGTTTCTGTTGCGCCTAAGGATATTCAGAAACCAGAAATCAAGAATAAGCCGATTATTAAAGAAGCAAAGCCAACTGCAAAGAACATCTGTTCCCATTGTCAAAGTCTAAATTTGTCAATTTTGTATGTTCATAGTTACTTCTTTAAATGTAACGATTGCAGCAAAAATACGGCGATTAAAAATATATGCCCATCCTGTGGCGATCGCGAGAAAGTCAGAAAAAGCAGCCTACAGTTTTTTACTGAATGCGAAAAATGTGGTACTTCACGCTTATTTCATACCAACTCAACAAACACCTAAAACTTTTAGAGAGGGTTTGCTACGCAAACCCTCTCTAAAAGCTCAAAAGTAAAAGCCTTGCTTCGCAAGGCTTTTACTTTCGACTTTGCTCAGCCCGCGTTGGCTGAGCGAAGTCGAAGCCACAGTCCTATGATGCGGTTAATGAAGAGCCGATACCTTGGAAGAACGCCCATGATAGAAAGAAGTTGCTAATAAAAATAGCTAGTAAAGCAGTCACAACTGCGGTAGTTGTGGACTCACCCACACCCTTTGCACCACCTGTAGTCGTTAAACCCCATGTCGTCCCGATTACAGCTATCAACAAACCGAAAAAGCTCGATTTGAGTAAGGCCGCGATCAAATCCCAAGGCTTGAGTAAATCCTGCACAGAGTTAAGGAACATGGTCGAAGAAATACCATACATCGCATCTGAGAGAAATAAACCGCCAGCCATCCCTGTTAAAAAGCCCATAATCGTGAGGATTGGCAACATTAAAATACAGGCGATCGCGCGAGGGGTTGCCAAATAATCAATCGGATTTGTCCGCAACATATAGAGCGCATCAATTTGCTCAGTCACCTGCATTGTGCCAATTTCTGCGGCAAAGGCGGAGCCAACCCGTCCTGCAATAATCACAGCCGTCAACACAGGAATTAACTCACGGCTCAAAGCGATCGCTAAGATCCCACCGATCGCCTGTTGAGCACCAAAGTGAATAAATTCGCGGGCAACTTGAATTGTAAACACCGCGCCGACAAAGGAAGCCGTAATCAAAGTGATCAACAGAGATTCTGTACCAACTATGGACATTTGCTCGACTGTATTGCGCCAATGGAAACGTCGATATATCAAAATATGGGTGATGATTTGTCCAACTAGTAGACAACTTTGCCCCACTTTAACTAGCCAACTACCAAAATTGCCCATGCCCTAAAATTCCTGTTTGATTGTTTTCATCCTATAGCAAAATTAGAGTGGAGTGTAGGATGGACGGCGCGGTGCGCCGCCTATCCTACACTAGCAAAAGATTTAGAGATTATTGAAAGCTCCCAAAAATCTAAGAGATGAGAGACGGCTCTTAGCGCCGTCTCTCATCTAGGGAAATAGGTGCAATGTCCAGTTACAGGGTTGCTGAAGATCGCTAAACTTGCCAGTTAGCCAGTACCACAGAGCAAGACGAGTCCGAAAGAAACCAACCATCAAAAAAGAATTCTCAGGAACTGTTACGCCATACTTCTTACCGTCGGTAATTGTGGCATACCAATGCGTATCAGTACCTTTGACTACTAAGGCAGAACGATAGTAGATTTCTTGATATTGCAAAGGTAGCGCAAATATCGCGTAAACATTATGCTCACCCCGCCAAGGTTCCGCCACAATCTTAACAGGATGAAATTGTAGGCTAGTTGAGTTTCTGATTTCTGTCATCGTAGGACATAGAGAAGAATCTAGATTTGAGATCTCTGGACTTTTAGGCGAGGAAATTGTCATCAACATGAATACAGCGCCTATGCTTAAAGCTCCGATCGCCGCAACTAGAAATTTATTTGAGGCAATCAGCCCCTTTTCATGAACTTGTTTCATGGGCTAGCTGGATGGGCTTGATGTTATTGACAAGTCTCAAGGCGATTGATGCGAGCAACGATCGCATCGACATAGCTGTTCAATTCCCTCGGTCGTAAGTTGCTGTTATTAATCATGACACTGAAAATAACTTCAGGATAATGCTGAGGTTTAGCGTAACCCGATAAAGCGCTTACACCTGTTAATGTGCCAGTTTTAGCTTGCATAGCAATGGGATTAACTCTCCATCGGTTAGTTAAAGTACCATCCCCTGTGCCATCGCCATTTGATACTGGCAAAGAACTACGAAAAGTACGATCATCAGCCACATTATACAAAAGTTGGGCGATCGCTCTAGGGGTCGTCAAATTACGTCGCGATAGTCCAGAGCCATCTGCTAGCAAGACATTATGCGAGCCAATTTTGATGACATCTAAATATTCCTTGAGCGCATATATGCCACCGTTCACACCATTGAGGGAAACATATTCATAA includes the following:
- the pnp gene encoding polyribonucleotide nucleotidyltransferase; this encodes MDAVTKIIPFYGREIKLRIGTFAPQAGGSVLVQCGETAILVTATRGPAREGVDFVPLLVDYEERLYAAGRIPGGFLRREGRPPEKATLICRLIDRPMRPLFPNWLRDDVQIVATTMAIDEKVPPDVLAVTGASIAAQIAGLPFSGPMAGVRVGLVGDEFIINPTYAEVEAGDLDLVVAGTAEGIIMVEAGANQLPEADMIEAIDFGYEAVQELIKAQLDLIQELGIAPPDLTPPETDPTLENFIADQVKDKVAQVVASCERDRNVRDANLDAIKAELLEAIAALPDEDPIKLAADKKVISATYKELTKKLMRSQVIEQSVRIDGRKLDEVRPIWTEVSVLPRVHGSGLFNRGLTQVLSIATLGTPGDAQELDDLHPDAKKRYMHHYNFPPYSVGEARPMRSPGRREIGHGALAERALEPVLPPKDKFPYILRVVSEVLSSNGSTSMGSVCGSTLALMDAGVPISKPVSGVAMGLIKEGDEVRILTDIQGIEDFLGDMDFKVAGTDTGITALQMDMKITSISMNTVREAITQAKTGRAHIMQKMLEILPEPRPQLSPYAPRLLTIRIDPEQIGMIIGPGGKNIKGITEETGAKIDIEDDGTVMISSMSGEGALKAKRIIENMTRRVGSGDVYLGKVTRIIPIGAFVEFLPGKEGMVHISQLAEGRVGKVEDEVAVGDEVLIKIREVDSRGRFNLTRLGIHPDEAAAARAAAAANT
- a CDS encoding nuclease-related domain-containing protein, producing the protein MIVKELDRLEPSDKFEQAGYYAESQLAFYLKREFKDDPQFLIFNNLRLVKANDVCQIDHLVLHRYGMVIIESKSVTTRVEVNEHGEWKRWFNNAWQGMPSPILQAQRQGKFLKDYLENHVETLLNKNLLGNQTHFTKMPIDVLVAISDSGIINRPQNEKLDLVCKADQVPDKVKAIATEYRKKDSLFNLSLEIPYEFAKDEIPRISQFLLTSHKPAATHKKTVSVAPKDIQKPEIKNKPIIKEAKPTAKNICSHCQSLNLSILYVHSYFFKCNDCSKNTAIKNICPSCGDREKVRKSSLQFFTECEKCGTSRLFHTNSTNT
- a CDS encoding MlaE family lipid ABC transporter permease subunit — protein: MGNFGSWLVKVGQSCLLVGQIITHILIYRRFHWRNTVEQMSIVGTESLLITLITASFVGAVFTIQVAREFIHFGAQQAIGGILAIALSRELIPVLTAVIIAGRVGSAFAAEIGTMQVTEQIDALYMLRTNPIDYLATPRAIACILMLPILTIMGFLTGMAGGLFLSDAMYGISSTMFLNSVQDLLKPWDLIAALLKSSFFGLLIAVIGTTWGLTTTGGAKGVGESTTTAVVTALLAIFISNFFLSWAFFQGIGSSLTAS